The following are encoded in a window of Magnetovibrio sp. PR-2 genomic DNA:
- a CDS encoding sulfotransferase, with protein sequence MVNRAEKRRQKKLAQKQAKQHGKASSPQNQTVTVDQALQLALEHHQAGRLQDAESIYRQILQAQPNHHQALNFLGMIAHATGNYDAALDLIGKALGVKPDDAHAHCNKGIVLNSLGRKEEACTCFETSLKFAPHEIEVAFNLGTVLKDLKRDEEACVVFQDVLKKNPRHVPAMNNLGLCLIALNKPGEALQWFDKILGISPDFHNAYFNKGLAHWHNDDLEIAEALMKNALKMGLDPSGANATLGQVCQTDGRIDEAVSYLREAIRLKPDYGKAHMNLARLIKVTSANEDVRAMKAAYDGPIADLDDKIALSFALGKVHEDLGEYERSFQFYTEGNALKRGTFHLDFEHQFDDLNAIQKTFTPKFHETFSNTGSTDPTPVFIVGMPRSGTTLVEQIISAHPSVFGAGELYALEEVVRSHFGSFHDVSEGFSAGKIHPDKLAQAGADYIDRLRQHDEEALHITDKMPANFANIGMIKLMLPNAKVIHCRRDPYDTGLSLYKTFFSNTDVSYSYDLAEIGAYYKLYTLCMQHWQNVLPGFVYHVDYEDLIDNQDTCSRALVSHIGLDWDDACLQFYKSNRTVKTASLSQVRQPIYKDSVQKWKRFEPWLAPLVEALED encoded by the coding sequence ATGGTCAACCGCGCGGAAAAACGACGTCAAAAGAAGCTCGCTCAGAAACAAGCGAAACAGCACGGCAAAGCTTCGTCCCCACAAAACCAGACCGTGACTGTTGACCAAGCCCTACAGCTTGCGCTTGAGCATCATCAAGCCGGACGTTTGCAAGACGCCGAAAGCATCTACCGCCAAATTCTTCAAGCCCAGCCCAATCATCACCAAGCTCTGAATTTTTTAGGCATGATTGCCCATGCGACGGGGAATTATGACGCAGCGCTCGACCTCATTGGCAAGGCCTTAGGCGTCAAACCCGACGACGCCCATGCGCATTGCAACAAAGGCATCGTGCTCAATTCTCTGGGGCGCAAAGAAGAAGCGTGTACCTGTTTCGAAACATCCCTCAAGTTTGCTCCTCATGAAATTGAAGTCGCTTTTAACCTCGGCACAGTGCTGAAAGATTTAAAGCGTGATGAGGAAGCCTGCGTCGTTTTTCAAGATGTTCTGAAAAAGAACCCGCGTCACGTCCCGGCCATGAACAATTTAGGCCTGTGCCTCATCGCCTTAAACAAACCCGGCGAAGCCCTCCAGTGGTTTGACAAAATTCTTGGGATTTCTCCCGACTTTCACAATGCCTATTTCAACAAAGGCCTCGCCCACTGGCACAACGACGATCTCGAAATCGCAGAAGCATTGATGAAAAACGCGTTGAAGATGGGCCTTGACCCGTCTGGTGCCAACGCAACCCTCGGACAGGTTTGCCAAACCGATGGACGCATTGACGAAGCTGTAAGCTATCTGCGCGAAGCCATCCGCTTGAAGCCGGATTATGGCAAAGCCCATATGAACTTGGCACGGCTCATCAAAGTCACATCCGCAAACGAGGATGTCCGCGCCATGAAAGCCGCCTACGACGGGCCAATTGCTGATCTCGACGATAAAATCGCCCTCTCTTTTGCCTTAGGCAAAGTCCATGAGGATCTCGGTGAATATGAACGCTCTTTTCAATTCTATACCGAAGGCAATGCTCTGAAGCGGGGCACATTCCACCTGGATTTTGAACATCAATTCGATGATCTCAATGCCATCCAAAAGACCTTCACGCCAAAGTTCCATGAGACCTTTTCCAACACCGGCAGCACGGACCCAACGCCTGTCTTCATTGTGGGCATGCCCCGCTCAGGCACAACTTTGGTCGAGCAAATTATATCCGCCCACCCAAGCGTCTTCGGTGCAGGCGAACTCTATGCCTTAGAAGAGGTCGTCCGAAGCCACTTCGGTTCTTTTCATGATGTCTCTGAAGGTTTTTCTGCGGGCAAAATACACCCAGATAAACTGGCTCAGGCCGGGGCAGACTATATCGACAGGCTCCGCCAACACGATGAAGAGGCTTTGCACATCACAGATAAGATGCCCGCAAACTTTGCCAACATCGGCATGATTAAACTCATGCTGCCGAACGCCAAAGTGATCCACTGCCGTCGTGATCCTTACGACACGGGCCTATCTCTTTATAAAACCTTTTTCAGCAATACGGATGTCAGCTATTCCTACGACCTTGCGGAAATCGGCGCTTATTACAAGCTGTACACCCTCTGTATGCAGCACTGGCAAAATGTGTTGCCTGGCTTTGTTTACCACGTCGATTATGAGGATTTGATCGACAACCAAGACACCTGCTCGCGCGCTTTGGTTTCACATATTGGGTTGGACTGGGACGACGCCTGTCTTCAATTTTACAAAAGCAACCGCACCGTTAAAACCGCCAGCCTGTCCCAAGTGCGCCAGCCCATTTACAAAGACTCCGTGCAAAAATGGAAACGCTTCGAGCCCTGGCTGGCGCCTTTGGTTGAGGCGTTGGAAGACTAA
- a CDS encoding ATP-dependent DNA helicase, whose product MTNPPNPPEILLPDTFAVVVGVRAAYVVESSGEVLSLSHAEAARWIKTEGAPMVCHARQTAARLRCEAFRGFDLLELFAFVEPARFCLPTPGGLAQELGLSLPRSHEDEAMILVTAAQTLLERMRARLSADSKDARQAAKLAHAMNTGGWSWAKPVLAALGEGDTPHSQIASRSFRVWEGLPKWEERGGEVPPGDAPVSPLEARHRLDALLAGRRSENRPEQQKFTAGVTAAFDPCEFPGQPQFVLAEAGTGVGKTLGYVAPASVWADKNDGAVWLSTYTRNLQRQLDGEMDRLYPDPDHKKRFVVVRKGRENYFCILNFQEALNRLALRPDGAIALGLVARWAGATRDGDMIGGDFPAWIGSLLGRGLTGELTDTKGECTYTLCEHFNKCFIEHSKRRAKRAKLVIANHALVMVQTALNAGGGASAEGGAPTRFVFDEGHHVFDAADSAFASHLSGQETADLRRWILGAEEGRRSRSRGLKARLEDLSATDDKLAMLVGEVRQAAHVLPGPTWRQRLTDGEAGGPSTPSSGETEAFLMFVRQQVYARNNNGDVAYSLECSAESPVDGLLDAARDLDRALMMLETPVQELIKRMLKKLDDEASDLETSERTRIEALAGSLERRALIPVKSWRAMLQALQDGTPEDFVDWMSVERFQGRDWDIGLNRHWVDPTKPFAAAMTESAQGVLITSATLRDEGDWPNAEARTGSKHMASPTIYVAQKSPFDYANQTRIFVVTDINKNNADQVSAAYRELFLASGGGGLGLFTAINRLRVVHERIAPALDEEGFPLYAQHIDPLDVGTLVDIFKAETDACLLGTDAVRDGVDVPGSSLRLIVFDRVPWPRPDIITKARREAFGGRAYDEMLTRLKLKQAYGRLVRKKDDRGVFVMLDGALPSRIATAFPGDVEIQRVGLKDAISHTQQFLSESS is encoded by the coding sequence ATGACGAATCCACCCAACCCGCCCGAAATCTTGCTACCCGACACGTTTGCGGTCGTGGTCGGGGTGCGTGCGGCGTATGTGGTGGAAAGTTCGGGCGAGGTTTTGAGCCTTAGCCATGCGGAGGCTGCGCGGTGGATTAAGACCGAAGGCGCGCCCATGGTTTGCCATGCGCGCCAGACGGCGGCGCGGCTCAGGTGTGAGGCGTTTCGCGGGTTTGATCTGTTGGAACTTTTTGCCTTTGTCGAGCCTGCGCGCTTTTGTCTGCCCACACCGGGGGGGTTGGCGCAGGAACTTGGGTTGAGTTTACCCCGCTCTCACGAAGACGAAGCGATGATTTTGGTCACCGCAGCGCAGACTTTGTTGGAACGCATGCGTGCGCGGCTGAGCGCGGATTCCAAAGACGCCCGCCAAGCGGCCAAATTGGCGCACGCCATGAACACTGGCGGTTGGTCCTGGGCAAAACCCGTGCTGGCCGCCTTGGGCGAAGGCGACACGCCGCACAGCCAAATCGCCTCCCGATCCTTTCGTGTGTGGGAAGGCCTGCCCAAATGGGAAGAGCGGGGCGGCGAGGTCCCGCCAGGCGATGCGCCCGTCTCACCCCTGGAAGCGCGTCACCGCTTGGACGCTTTGCTGGCTGGACGACGGTCGGAAAACCGGCCCGAGCAACAGAAATTCACGGCGGGTGTGACGGCGGCGTTCGATCCTTGCGAATTTCCGGGCCAGCCCCAGTTTGTCTTGGCCGAGGCCGGGACCGGGGTCGGCAAGACTTTGGGCTACGTCGCCCCCGCCAGCGTGTGGGCGGACAAAAATGACGGCGCGGTGTGGCTGTCGACCTACACCCGCAACCTCCAGCGCCAGTTGGATGGGGAGATGGATAGGCTTTACCCCGACCCCGACCACAAAAAACGCTTTGTGGTGGTGAGGAAGGGGCGCGAAAACTATTTCTGTATTTTGAATTTTCAAGAAGCTCTCAACCGCTTGGCCTTGCGTCCAGACGGGGCGATTGCTTTGGGCTTGGTGGCGCGTTGGGCGGGGGCGACCCGCGACGGCGACATGATCGGCGGCGACTTTCCCGCCTGGATCGGATCGCTGTTGGGGCGTGGGTTAACGGGTGAGCTGACCGACACCAAGGGCGAATGCACCTATACCCTTTGCGAACATTTTAATAAGTGCTTTATCGAACATTCCAAACGCCGCGCCAAACGCGCCAAGCTGGTGATCGCGAACCATGCCTTGGTGATGGTGCAAACCGCGCTCAACGCGGGCGGCGGGGCCAGTGCGGAGGGGGGCGCGCCGACGCGCTTTGTGTTTGACGAAGGTCACCACGTGTTCGATGCCGCCGACAGCGCCTTTGCGTCTCACTTATCCGGTCAAGAAACTGCCGACCTGCGCCGCTGGATTTTGGGGGCGGAGGAAGGACGGCGCTCTCGCTCGCGTGGTCTCAAAGCGCGGCTGGAAGATTTAAGTGCGACCGATGACAAGCTCGCCATGTTGGTGGGTGAGGTGCGCCAAGCCGCCCACGTGCTGCCCGGGCCCACATGGCGCCAGCGCTTGACGGACGGAGAGGCCGGAGGGCCCAGCACCCCCAGTTCCGGCGAAACCGAAGCGTTCTTGATGTTCGTGCGCCAACAAGTCTATGCCCGCAACAACAATGGAGACGTTGCGTACTCGCTAGAATGCTCCGCCGAAAGCCCGGTGGACGGATTGTTGGACGCGGCGCGCGATTTGGACCGTGCGCTGATGATGCTGGAAACTCCGGTGCAAGAGTTGATCAAGCGCATGCTCAAAAAGTTGGATGACGAGGCTTCAGACCTGGAAACCAGCGAGCGCACCCGCATTGAGGCTTTGGCCGGCAGCTTGGAACGCCGCGCCTTGATCCCTGTGAAATCCTGGCGCGCCATGTTGCAGGCTTTACAAGACGGCACACCCGAAGACTTCGTCGATTGGATGAGTGTCGAACGCTTTCAAGGGCGCGATTGGGACATTGGCTTGAACCGTCATTGGGTGGATCCCACCAAGCCGTTTGCCGCTGCCATGACGGAGAGCGCGCAGGGTGTGCTGATCACCTCGGCAACGTTGCGCGACGAAGGCGATTGGCCCAACGCCGAAGCCCGCACGGGGTCCAAGCATATGGCGTCGCCGACCATTTATGTGGCACAAAAATCGCCTTTCGATTATGCCAACCAGACCCGCATATTTGTGGTCACTGACATCAACAAAAACAACGCCGATCAAGTTTCGGCGGCGTATCGGGAATTGTTCCTGGCCTCCGGCGGGGGCGGGCTGGGGCTATTTACCGCCATCAACCGTTTGCGCGTGGTGCACGAACGCATCGCACCTGCGTTGGATGAGGAAGGCTTTCCGCTGTATGCCCAGCACATCGATCCCCTCGACGTCGGCACGCTGGTGGACATCTTCAAGGCCGAAACGGATGCGTGTTTGTTGGGCACCGATGCTGTGCGCGATGGGGTGGATGTGCCGGGCAGCTCGCTGAGGCTCATCGTGTTTGACCGCGTGCCCTGGCCGCGTCCGGACATCATCACCAAAGCCCGGCGCGAAGCGTTTGGCGGGCGTGCATACGATGAGATGCTGACACGTTTGAAACTCAAACAAGCGTATGGCCGTTTGGTGCGCAAAAAGGACGATCGCGGTGTTTTTGTCATGCTGGACGGGGCTTTGCCGTCGCGCATCGCCACGGCGTTTCCGGGGGATGTGGAGATCCAACGCGTTGGCCTCAAAGACGCAATTTCGCACACGCAGCAATTTTTATCAGAGTCTTCTTGA